In the genome of Thalassophryne amazonica chromosome 6, fThaAma1.1, whole genome shotgun sequence, the window CTGCACAGCAGCAGCGGGACGCACACCCAGGCCAAGATGAAACAGTAGCCGTAGTGACCCGTGATTAGATCTTTGTTGTGCTGAAGGATTTTTTCTCTGTGCAGCGTGTAGATGAGGGCTGCTGAAAACGCCATCAGAGCTGAAACAAATTAAGAATGCAGAAAACATGTTATATCTCCAAGCTGCAGAAATGGCAGTAACCATTTCTACCCTACATTACCAAAGGCTGCGTTCACATTAACACATGAAGTGActaaaatatatattataaaatatatatatatatataaaatcccaaGTGACTAGGTCTGATCTGTGCCCTCATTGACAGTCTTATCCATATTGATtttgactgttttcttccacttttTTCCCCATTTACTCCGACTTCACAGGTAAGATTCCTCTAACCAACTTCTGTCCATCAAGAACTATGTCACTGTTGTTCGTGTTGTGGTACGCGTGACTCAGAGGACACTTTAAAATCCTGTTTGAGTGACTGAAGCATtcagattgaaacagatttgCAAAAATGTGATTGGAATTACATTTCAAACCACCTCTGTATGTGGTTTGAATCCTCTTTAGAAAAATCAAATCTCATGtgcgttttttttattttttggtgttcaGACTGACAAGAAAAACCGAACTAAATCCAATCTGAATATGCtaataatgttgtgaaggtgtcgtagcacggacccacaacagggggcgcaaatgaacggacaatgagtaagccaaaaggtaacaatttaatgttgtgatattacacaacgaaacgtgtcttaatgttcacagtcaataaacaccaggtgacgtgtgggcaggctcgaagatagaagacgcccgacgagagagaagccgcgtcccacacggctcccaccaccaacggcctgaagaacaccggagccgccaagtcccgagtccccaggtggcctctgtcttcggctgtcgaccctggtactgctggcagaaaacagaaagatgatgtgtgagtgtgagtccgcacactcagtgattaacagtccagacaccgttaggagggagcacctccacctccaatcatacacacgtgcagctcctgtttaccacttatcggttttggggtgtgaggcgaagtcgtcgcagtcacaccaaacgccaaaaatcccagataaggaataccaacaggaaaaacagctgcaaaacagatcagattattattcgcaataatcacagcagagaagtttaccttagtactggtagtcgatttctcggcggggaggtggagttgcagtccggcttatatggtggtgtagatgagtgacagctggagtaatgggtgacagctgtcacctcctctgggtctggcgccctcttgtgcttggagcccgcactccaagcagggcgccctctggtggtggtgggccagcagtacctcctcttcagcggcccacacaacaaataatttGATTTTGAGTGGTAATGTAAACAAGACTTTAGTCATAAACATGCATGGAAATGTCCAGAAACAAAGGATCAAatctgacaaaaaacaaacaaaaagacagtttTAGGTTATTTCAGCCAGTAATGTGAAGGCAGcaatggtaaaataaataaatatttgggAGGGGAAAAGCTTCAGATGACAAAAAATAAATCTGTCACATGCatgtaaaacacaacaaaacaaaacacacacaaaaaaaggttcAGTCAGTTTAGCTGCGAATGTGAACGTAACCTTCAATATCTGGTCTGAGATCTGACATGAATCTGGTTTCTGGTCATGTGAAtgcctcaaacagtcagctgcATTCTTGACTGAGTGTTATTGGTGGGTTGGAGCCGATCCCAATGGACACTGACCCATTAAAGACTGAATGAAGCTCAAACATCAAGTGCGTGGTCCAACAATTTTCTGATGCTTATCGTGACTATCACAAAGGACATGTCAAATCtgtgagcatgcgctggtgccatgCTTTGCTGCATTCACGACACCATGGTATCGCCTTGGTTCCTGAatgggaaccacccaggcagaccaccGGCCCATTCCCATCTCTTAAAatgaccatctatctgccacagctggGGGCAACGTGGGCGTCCCCTTGACCTTCTGCAGCCACTGGGGTCATCAATGCTGTTTATGTACAGATAATCATGCATGAATGTGCATCAGCATTGAGGAAAAGTGAGGCTACAGAGGAcacttatttaaatttaaagctgcagtgtgttggATTTAGCATCATCTTGTGGtgagaggttgcagattgcattatgtcatCACTGTTCATGATttagtttcccttcatgttttcacttcttttgcaacagagattcatgctcccttgcgatAAGTGATATGTGCAATCCTCTATTTTACTTGTTAGCCTGCGCTAGCAACTTGTAGATATCCTGAAGGGGGAGAAGCCACTGATTCATCTTGCTTCTTCATCTTTTGGTggtgctgcaaaatgtgaaagatggAGTAACTGTGTGTTCCTTCTGTATTAACATAGTGATGCAATATTGCAGCCTCCATTAGGGGGCGCACTCACATAcacatatgaagggctcattctaaactTTTGAAAATACACTGATCTACTGCGGCAGTTAATTGTGCACTAATGAACAGTTGATTGTGAATGCTAAATTGCATTTCTACTTTATAAAAAAGCACTGCTACATCCTACACACTGCAGCGgtcttaacacacacacacacacacacacacactgttgtttCAACGCACCATACCTGCAAAGATTTGACACAGGCCGGTGAAGTAGAAGAGTCCCCCTTTGGACATGGTGAACAGCTGACCCAGGAAGACCAAGAAGGAGATGGAGGAGAAGACTACGGCGAGGACCATGAGGACCTGCACTGCCTGAAGCCACtctgagaaaacaaaacaatcctAAATTCAGACACCACTGTAATTTTTCCTCAGGTTTGAGCTGTGACAAAGAGCCGTAGCTCCACTATAAACCTACCGTTAAGGAGGCACAATTCACTAAAACGAAATTACTGACCGTTTTCTTTGGAGGATGCACACAACCAGGTTCCTgaagaattgtcaaacatgcagtTGTACCAGAGGTCAGAGTTCTCCAGCCCGTCCCACACCCACCAGGACTGCAGCCAGagcaaaagtaataataaaaataacacagAAAACATGAGGGAAAAGTGTATTTGTGAAGGTGACTctaccttctccatggttgcaatGAAGAGCATGGCCAGTGTGATCAGATGCAACAGCATCACAAACATAAGCAAGTAAGGCATTTTTAATCccctgcaaaacaaacaaacaaaaaacatttcaaactAAGTTTCCCTAGTAACTGCATCCAGCACAACAGTTCCTGCATAAATAAAATGTCAGCACTTTAACACTTTAACTGTCGGTTGCACATTGAAATTCAGGAACTTGACTGACTTGCAAcataaagtggaaaaagtgagcaGCTGAACAGAACACCCTCTGTTATGTAAGACTTCAAAACTCAGTGTGAGAAGTTATTAATAAGCCTGTGTGAGGCTGTACAAGTGCGAGAAAACCCGGGCGGGCCCGCAAAAAATCCAAACAGGGCAAAATATTTACTCAAAATCTCTACACTGGTGAATGTCTTCACCTTTTTTCTCCCCATTTTAGGGGATAAACAGTCTGTGATTCATCAACCATTTGGATTTCATTAAGGTTGCTCTACTTGTAAACCTTGAGGAAattgaagtttgaggaaaaaaaccccacaggTTTCACATTGTGCACAGTGTTAGTGCTCAGACAAACCCCCAAAAATGATATGCTGCCTTTAACCATGGGCGGCTCCAGCCCATTTCAGTGGGGAGGAATAATGTTCTCACAGAATTCAGCCTATAGTTTGCTAAATAAATCGAAAATGTTTTCAGTTTATGTACATATTTAATGAAAGTGTTTCCAGTTGTGTAGTCTGGTTTCTTCCAACAGAACcttgcacattcacacacactcatcttcaaccacttagtccaatcaagggacGCGGGaggctggggcctatcccagcagtcatagagcgcaaggcggggtacaccctggacaggacaccagtctgtctcagggccacatatagacaaacaaacacatccacctctgtgcgcacacctacggacaatttaaagtttccaatccaccaaacctgcatgtctttggatgtgggaggaagctggagcacccggagggaacccacacaaacatggggagaacatgcaaactccacacagaaagagcacATGTGgggatcaaacccatgaccttctcgctgtgaggcaacagtgctaaccactaagccaccgtgctacccCAGAACCTTACATGAAAGATATATTTGATTCCAGAAACTGTTTAGCATCATATCTCTGTAGCTTCATCAATTtctatttctttctttatttttttaaaatgttgaggTTGTTTGAGGTTGTTACAGGGCAAATCAACTATAGCAGAATTTTATTCACAACAAAATATGGCCATAtgttagcataccattaaattttTGCTCTGACTATATTTCCGTTACCGTACAATTACTCTACAGCATATCCGGTAGAAATCTACAAGACGATTTTGCAGAACTCCAGTTCAACACAGAGAAAGGCGCATACAGCACCTGATGTTCCCGATGTTCCCAAGTGGTTTCCAAGCCACAACCTAAGCTGGAGCTGCTCTGCTTCAcatatctgatgggatcaggtgtgccTTCAGGCAGTGTCCTCAAATTTGTAACCTAAAAAAGTGTCATCTAAATAAATTTATAGAAAGGTAACtactcagtaataataataataataataataataataataataataataataaatacattaattaatTCAGTGCTCTCAAGTGTGTatacaaagtgctgcacacaacTAAGTACCGTAAAAAAGACAATAAATAGCAACATATGGATCACACTGATTAAAAAGAAGAATAAAtaggaaataaataaaattactggCCATAAGAGATTATATTCATCATTTACATATattttgtatatttatatatagtttttaaatagttttcaaaatcacagtaaatgcagCCATCACATTTACATAGTACTGTAGGTGCCTTTTAATCTCTTTGATTATGTTCTTTCACATCTGACATCATAAAGTTCATAATTTTCTACAGCTACTTTGTTTATATGGTTGTGTGAACACTGATGTTGTGCAATGTGTCACATTCTGTCTGAATCCAAACTGTCCCAACATTTCCACGATACTGTGATTTGGTGTTTGTAGTACATGTAGTACGTAAAGCTCGCAAGTACGTGTATCCAGAACACAGCAGATGGACTGTGTGTGCCCTTCTAGTGAGGAGATGGGATGAGGCACAACAAC includes:
- the emp3b gene encoding epithelial membrane protein 3b, producing MPYLLMFVMLLHLITLAMLFIATMEKSWWVWDGLENSDLWYNCMFDNSSGTWLCASSKENEWLQAVQVLMVLAVVFSSISFLVFLGQLFTMSKGGLFYFTGLCQIFAALMAFSAALIYTLHREKILQHNKDLITGHYGYCFILAWVCVPLLLCSGVLYIHLRKKE